The Psychrilyobacter piezotolerans genome has a segment encoding these proteins:
- a CDS encoding sensor domain-containing diguanylate cyclase, with translation MNLKKNIYLVNFFTAIIPILIISMATYFIFSEELEELEEEKIEFISRTIEKYLDEKISNSLEMLIYLEEVYKNEDNYLEAIRNGGSDKERTDHMLHHMGKLSTLENTVKFIAYGTAEKQIFFDKNAGDQNLPSDYDPTTRTWYIGALNSEDYYLSEIFIHVGTKEPVVTISKKIEVNGRVEGVLTALLDLSVISKTLSEYKIGEKGSFFVLDKNNRMLIGSDKDKEKLSYIADMDLNIHEFKKNTPEGKVIYHIYKLKKLDAVLVGVVFEKDLNAPLYRLKDVVFMILVIVILIISTILFIFGKFFDRSLDRLSCIVNSISSGDYTKNIDKLTEMIGEKSELKIIKDAIKNMNYEIVKRETELKYISKTDPLTKIYNRRAIISFIEVEIQRSKNFKSEYTLIMLDLDKFKRLNDKFGHLFGDEVLREVCKIISYNIKDTDKFGRYGGEEFLILLPDTVLSEGIIIAQRLRKKIEEMKWKNDVVVTASMGVIRNMKADTLDLTLERVDNLLYKAKNNGRNRVEYQKI, from the coding sequence ATGAACTTAAAAAAAAATATATATTTAGTTAATTTTTTTACGGCAATTATCCCCATATTAATAATTTCAATGGCTACATATTTTATCTTTTCAGAAGAATTAGAGGAACTGGAAGAGGAAAAAATTGAATTCATTAGCCGAACTATAGAAAAATATCTAGATGAAAAAATATCAAATAGTCTTGAAATGCTCATTTATTTGGAAGAGGTTTATAAAAATGAAGACAATTATTTAGAGGCGATCCGTAATGGGGGCAGCGATAAAGAAAGAACCGATCATATGCTCCACCATATGGGGAAATTATCGACCTTAGAAAATACAGTTAAATTTATAGCCTACGGAACAGCTGAAAAACAAATATTTTTTGATAAAAACGCAGGAGATCAAAATCTGCCATCTGATTATGATCCTACCACAAGAACTTGGTATATAGGAGCGTTAAATTCAGAGGATTATTACCTGTCTGAAATCTTTATACATGTCGGGACAAAAGAGCCTGTAGTTACAATCTCTAAAAAGATAGAAGTAAACGGCAGAGTAGAGGGAGTGTTGACAGCCCTGCTGGACCTGTCTGTAATCTCAAAAACCTTATCGGAATATAAAATTGGAGAAAAAGGAAGTTTTTTTGTTTTAGATAAAAATAACAGGATGCTTATTGGCTCGGATAAGGATAAAGAAAAACTTAGTTATATAGCTGATATGGATTTAAATATCCATGAATTTAAAAAAAATACCCCCGAGGGGAAGGTAATATATCATATCTATAAGTTAAAAAAACTAGATGCAGTCTTAGTAGGAGTTGTTTTTGAAAAAGATCTTAATGCACCTCTCTACCGACTTAAAGATGTGGTGTTTATGATATTAGTGATAGTTATACTTATAATAAGCACTATATTGTTTATTTTCGGTAAATTTTTTGATAGATCCCTGGATAGATTATCCTGTATAGTTAACAGTATTTCCAGTGGGGATTATACCAAAAACATAGATAAATTGACTGAGATGATAGGGGAAAAAAGTGAATTAAAAATTATAAAAGATGCCATAAAAAACATGAACTATGAGATAGTGAAGAGGGAAACAGAATTAAAATACATATCTAAAACAGATCCACTGACTAAGATATATAATAGAAGAGCGATCATAAGTTTTATAGAGGTAGAAATTCAAAGATCAAAAAACTTTAAATCAGAATATACCCTGATAATGCTGGACTTGGATAAATTTAAGAGATTAAATGATAAATTCGGTCATTTGTTTGGAGATGAAGTTTTAAGGGAAGTCTGTAAAATAATATCATATAATATAAAAGACACGGATAAATTTGGAAGATATGGAGGGGAAGAATTTTTAATTTTACTTCCCGATACAGTATTGTCTGAAGGAATAATCATAGCCCAACGTTTGAGAAAAAAAATAGAAGAGATGAAATGGAAAAATGATGTTGTTGTTACAGCCAGTATGGGGGTTATAAGAAATATGAAAGCAGATACCCTGGATTTGACCTTGGAAAGAGTAGATAACCTGCTCTATAAGGCTAAAAATAACGGCAGAAACAGGGTAGAATATCAAAAGATATAA
- a CDS encoding amino acid permease — protein sequence MEKRFGTFNGVFLPTFLTIIGVIFYLRFGWIVGNAGILGTLGIVVLAHIITISTAFSMASITTNMEVKGGGAYFLISRSLGLEIGGSIGIPLYLSQVISVSLYILGFIESVKLIFPDINTLLLSVGVTVIIGVISSIGADLAVKMQYGIFCLILLSLGTIVSSGSYDYVPRSFGTYVESGNFWMTFAVFFPAVTGILAGVSMSGDLTNPRENIPKGTFYAIGVTFLIYTLQIFWFGFNIPAEELISNKLVLISKVNFPVFIIGGIWAATLSSALGSMIAAPRTMQALAKDSVLPSILGRGSGKANEPRIATFISFIIAFIFIIMVNLNFVAPVITMFFLNTYGAINMVVTLEKLVGNPSFRPTFKTHWVISLIGAFGSYSVMFLINFTATIICLGFTLMIYLYISKKNITRTWGDLRDGLLVSIIRMCLLRLRFNKKQEKNWKPDIIVFSGNPKNRSNLIYLANHFSKGRGIITLVRFIFGHIEEMQDKIKEARENLDSYLKENKILAFSEVVVGENMADTFLETVQSSGIGLLKPNTVLMGMSRDKENIKPLVEFMRKINYLNKNTLVFCQNEDVNFFEEKNSIDIWWRGLENNGNLMLTMAHLIALNDDWEGAKIRLLSVVDNEDKVVYRKTILAEMLVTLRVDAQVEIIVCKENINKTIKENSSEASLVLIGLSLPEKDHEILYYNKLMDMSEGLNSVLFVRGKLN from the coding sequence ATGGAAAAAAGATTTGGTACATTTAATGGAGTTTTTCTCCCTACCTTCCTTACAATAATTGGCGTAATTTTTTATTTGAGGTTTGGATGGATAGTGGGTAATGCAGGAATATTAGGAACCCTGGGGATTGTTGTATTGGCTCACATCATCACTATCTCTACTGCTTTTTCAATGGCCAGTATCACTACTAATATGGAAGTGAAGGGGGGAGGAGCTTACTTTCTTATCTCAAGAAGTCTTGGTTTAGAAATAGGAGGGAGTATCGGGATTCCTCTATATTTATCCCAGGTAATATCGGTATCCCTTTATATCCTGGGATTTATAGAATCCGTTAAGCTTATATTTCCAGATATAAATACACTTTTACTTTCTGTGGGAGTCACGGTAATAATAGGGGTTATCTCCAGTATTGGAGCAGACCTTGCAGTAAAGATGCAATACGGTATATTCTGCCTTATCCTCCTTTCACTGGGTACAATTGTTAGTTCCGGCAGTTACGACTATGTCCCCAGGTCTTTCGGAACATATGTGGAAAGCGGTAATTTTTGGATGACATTTGCTGTTTTTTTCCCGGCAGTAACAGGTATCCTGGCAGGGGTCAGCATGTCCGGAGATCTCACCAATCCCAGAGAAAATATCCCCAAAGGTACATTTTATGCTATTGGAGTTACATTTTTAATCTACACACTCCAGATATTTTGGTTTGGATTCAACATTCCGGCAGAGGAGCTCATCAGCAATAAGCTGGTACTTATAAGTAAGGTTAATTTTCCTGTATTTATTATCGGCGGAATTTGGGCTGCGACCCTTTCTTCTGCTCTGGGAAGTATGATCGCGGCTCCGAGAACTATGCAGGCTCTGGCTAAAGATTCAGTTCTACCTTCAATTTTAGGCCGTGGAAGCGGTAAAGCTAACGAGCCTCGAATAGCTACTTTTATAAGTTTTATCATAGCGTTTATATTTATAATAATGGTCAACCTAAACTTTGTGGCTCCTGTTATCACCATGTTCTTTCTAAATACCTATGGGGCTATAAATATGGTTGTGACCCTGGAAAAATTAGTTGGCAACCCAAGTTTCAGACCGACTTTTAAAACTCATTGGGTAATATCTTTAATAGGAGCATTTGGATCTTATAGTGTGATGTTTTTAATCAATTTTACAGCTACGATTATATGTCTTGGTTTTACTCTTATGATCTACCTTTATATCAGTAAAAAAAATATTACTCGTACGTGGGGAGATCTGAGAGATGGACTATTGGTATCTATTATCAGGATGTGTCTTTTAAGACTTCGATTCAATAAAAAGCAGGAGAAAAACTGGAAACCTGATATCATTGTTTTCTCTGGAAATCCAAAAAATAGAAGTAATTTAATTTATTTGGCTAATCATTTTTCCAAGGGACGCGGAATAATTACTCTTGTCAGATTTATTTTTGGACATATAGAGGAGATGCAGGACAAAATTAAAGAGGCCAGAGAAAACTTAGATTCTTATCTGAAGGAAAATAAAATTTTAGCCTTTTCTGAAGTAGTCGTAGGAGAAAATATGGCAGATACTTTCCTCGAAACTGTACAATCCAGTGGTATTGGGCTTCTCAAGCCAAATACCGTTCTCATGGGAATGTCAAGGGATAAAGAAAATATCAAACCTCTTGTAGAATTTATGAGGAAAATTAATTATTTGAACAAAAACACCTTAGTATTTTGTCAAAATGAAGATGTAAATTTTTTCGAAGAAAAAAATTCTATTGATATTTGGTGGAGAGGTCTGGAAAACAATGGTAATCTTATGTTAACAATGGCCCACCTGATCGCCTTGAATGATGATTGGGAGGGTGCAAAAATAAGGCTTTTGAGTGTCGTGGATAATGAAGATAAAGTCGTCTATAGAAAAACTATTTTAGCTGAGATGCTTGTAACCTTAAGAGTTGATGCCCAAGTGGAGATTATAGTTTGCAAGGAAAATATCAACAAAACAATAAAAGAAAACTCCTCCGAGGCAAGTTTAGTTTTAATAGGCCTCAGCCTCCCTGAAAAAGATCATGAGATCTTATATTACAATAAACTTATGGATATGAGTGAAGGGCTCAACTCCGTTCTTTTTGTCAGAGGAAAATTAAATTAA
- a CDS encoding DoxX family protein, which translates to MEKSDHGLFVLRLGLGLFFLVFGILKFVSHGPMLNMVYPMFYKGMAVSNYIYFLGGVQILLGIMVIIGWKTCLASTILALMQLSTIIVTVPKIIAPFKFAEGMPPNFLFFGAIPILGALIALMLIGPGKMSLDKK; encoded by the coding sequence ATGGAGAAAAGTGATCATGGTCTTTTTGTGCTAAGGTTGGGGTTGGGTTTATTTTTCCTGGTATTTGGTATTCTAAAATTTGTTAGTCATGGACCAATGTTAAATATGGTGTACCCGATGTTCTACAAAGGTATGGCAGTCTCTAATTATATTTATTTTTTAGGCGGGGTACAGATCTTGCTGGGAATAATGGTTATAATTGGATGGAAAACTTGTCTGGCTTCAACTATTTTAGCATTGATGCAGCTTTCAACCATTATAGTTACAGTGCCGAAAATTATTGCACCATTTAAGTTTGCAGAAGGAATGCCGCCTAACTTTTTATTTTTTGGTGCTATTCCAATTTTAGGGGCTTTAATTGCCCTGATGCTGATTGGACCTGGAAAAATGAGTTTAGAT